One Peromyscus leucopus breed LL Stock chromosome 4, UCI_PerLeu_2.1, whole genome shotgun sequence genomic region harbors:
- the LOC114710073 gene encoding LOW QUALITY PROTEIN: olfactory receptor 5M3-like (The sequence of the model RefSeq protein was modified relative to this genomic sequence to represent the inferred CDS: deleted 2 bases in 1 codon), which produces MPNFIDVTEFILLGLTSRPELQLLFFFIVFLMVYIVTLLGNIGMIILIRISPQLSSPMYFFLGHLSFADVWFSSNVTPKMLENLVSEVKTISYPGCIVQCLFFIAFVHVEVFILAVMAFDRYMAIGNPLLYSSRMSWTVCIRLISFPYIYGFFISLISTLWTHGLYFCGNIEINHFYCADPALIKMACAGTFIKEYTMRSLAGLNFSYSLLVIIVSYIFILIAIVKMRSAEGRKKAFSTCGSHLTAVTIFYGTLFFMYLRSPTEESVEQGKMVAVFYTTVIPMLNPMIYSLRNKDVKEAMSKAITRAFSEK; this is translated from the exons atgcccaattTCATTGATGTAACAGAATTTATCCTTCTAGGGTTGACTAGTCGTCCTGAGCtgcagctccttttttttttt atagttttcttGATGGTCTACATTGTCACTCTGCTTGGCAACATTGGGATGATCATATTAATCAGGATCAGCCCTCAGCTCAGCAGTCCCATGTATTTTTTCCTCGGTCACCTGTCTTTTGCAGATGTGTGGTTCTCTTCTAATGTCACCCCTAAAATGTTGGAAAATCTAGTGTCTGAAGTGAAAACCATCTCCTACCCTGGGTGCATAGTGCAGTGTTTATTCTTCATTGCCTTTGTCCATGTGGAAGTCTTCATCTTGGCAGTGATGGCATTTGACAGGTACATGGCAATTGGCAACCCTCTGCTCTATAGCAGCAGAATGTCATGGACTGTGTGTATACGACTTATCTCCTTCCCTTACATCTACGGCTTCTTTATCAGTTTAATCTCTACATTGTGGACTCATGGTTTGTACTTCTGTGGGAACATTGAGATTAACCACTTCTACTGTGCAGACCCAGCTCTCATCAAGATGGCCTGTGCTGGGACCTTCATTAAAGAATACACCATGCGCAGCTTAGCGGGTCTCAACTTCTCTTATTCCTTACTGGTTATTATTGTCTCTTACATATTCATCCTTATTGCCATCGTAAAGATGCGTTctgcagaaggaaggaaaaaagcctTTTCCACATGTGGCTCCCACTTGACAGCTGTCACCATATTTTATGGAACCCTTTTCTTCATGTATCTCAGAAGCCCAACTGAGGAATCTGTGGAGCAGGGGAAAATGGTAGCTGTGTTTTACACCACAGTTATTCCTATGTTGAATCCCATGATCTACAGTCTTAGGAACAAGGATGTCAAAGAAGCCATGAGCAAGGCCATCACTAGagcattttcagaaaaatag
- the LOC114710090 gene encoding olfactory receptor 5M8-like, whose protein sequence is MKRNFTSVTEFILLGLTSQVELQILFFVVFLVVYVVTVAGNLGMIMLIQANARLHTPMYFFLSHLSFVDMCFSSNVTPKMLQICLSEKKTISYPACLVQCYLFIALVHVEFYILALMAFDRYMAICNPLLYGSKMSKSVCTSLVTVPYVYGALTGLMETMWTYNLAFCGHNKINHFYCADPPLIKLACSDTYHKETSMLVVAGFNLSLSLLIILTSYLYIFPAILRINSTEGKRKAFSTCGSHLTAVTIFYATLFFMYLRPPSKESVEQGKMVAVFYTTVIPMLNPMIYSLRNKDVKEAISKELSAFSKRTFF, encoded by the coding sequence ATGAAGAGAAACTTCACCTCTGTGACAGAGTTCATCCTCTTGGGACTTACTAGCCAGGTGGAGCTTCAGATCCTCTTTTTTGTGGTGTTTCTGGTGGTGTATGTGGTCACAGTGGCAGGCAACCTGGGCATGATCATGCTCATCCAGGCCAATGCCAGGCttcacactcccatgtactttttcctgAGCCACTTATCCTTTGTGGATATGTGCTTCTCCTCCAACGTGACTCCAAAGATGCTCCAGATTTGCCtttcagagaagaaaactatTTCTTACCCTGCATGCTTGGTCCAGTGTTACCTCTTCATTGCCTTGGTCCATGTTGAGTTCTACATCCTGGCTCTGATGGCTTTTGATAGGTACATGGCTATTTGCAATCCTCTGCTTTATGGTAGCAAGATGTCCAAGAGTGTGTGCACATCCCTTGTCACAGTGCCTTATGTGTATGGGGCACTCACTGGTCTCATGGAGACCATGTGGACTTACAACCTTGCTTTCTGCGGCCACAATAAAATCAACCACTTCTACTGTGCTGACCCACCACTGATTAAGTTGGCTTGCTCTGACACTTACCACAAAGAAACCTCCATGTTAGTTGTGGCTGGCTtcaatctctccctctccctgctcatCATTCTCACTTCCTATCTGTATATTTTTCCTGCTATCCTGAGGATCAACTCAACAGAAGGCAAGCGCAAAGCTTTCTCCACCTGTGGCTCCCATCTGACAGCTGTTACCATATTCTATGCAACTCTTTTTTTCATGTACCTCAGACCCCCCTCCAAAGAATCTGTggaacaaggcaagatggtcgcTGTGTTCTATACCACTGTCATCCCCATGTTGAACCCCATGATTTACAGCCTTAGGAACAAAGATGTGAAAGAAgcaataagcaaagaactgtcagcattttcaaaaagaacatttttctga